TGTGCTCTCCGAATTAGAATCCAGCCCAGAGCCGTTCTCCATGAGCTGAATAAGGCAACTGCTTTGCACTTTAGGACCGCCACCACTGTCATTATAGTGCTTTTCTGGGCACAGCATCTCTTCGAAGTCTTTCCATTCTTGtttttcagcaggaatcccagcaTTTAGGCCACCTTTCAAAGCACAAGGGGCAATTTGATCACAGCCAAGGCAACTCGGACTCTTGTCAATTAAATTGGCCGCTCTCAGGTTACATTCAGTATGCAGCTTTTCCCTGGGATTCTGGCCTTTGCTGAGCACATTTAAGTCTTTCAAGGCTGACTCCCTCTGCATCTCCCAATAGAGCAGTTGCTTCTGAATGGCAGCCAGCCTTTCCTCCTCCGTTTCCATTCCTTCGCTCTTCTGACCCGTTATCCGGACCAAATCCTTCTCACCAGGGGAAGCAAAGTCCAAGAACTGGCTCATGGAAAAGATCTCCGGAGGGGATTGTCTCCTATCAAACCAGGGTTCATCTACTTGAGAGGGACTCAGGAGTGCATCATCAGGTTCATAGAATTCATACAGTGCATCGCCACTGTAGCTGTCCCTTGGAAGGCGGTCCTTCTTGATTTCTTCAAGCCCATCACCAGCTTCATCGTCAGGACCTGGAGTGGTTGAGTCATAATAGCCCTCGTCACTATTGGGAGCAGATTCCTGTTGATCGCTGTGTGGTGTTAAGAGATCCATGTCGCTCCTGTTGCCTTCAGAATAGAGGTGAGCTTCTGGCTTGCCACCATTCACACCCTGAAGCTCACATTTTGTCATGAGCTCTGGTAGGTGTGCTTCATAGGCACCATTCGCTTTGACTGAGCCTTCCCACACCTGTTGGAGATACTCCTCTATCTCATCAGGCATggccatttcctcccctcccccctgataAGTAACCAGGCAAGAACTCCTCTTGGCAGCATCCCTGCTGCGCTCTGCAGAGGTGGAGCTCTCAGTGATGCTGTCGATATCTGGTTCAGCAATGATGTCTCCGCAGCCGGTTAGGGAATCAAAGCTTTTAAGGGAAGTAACATCCCCAAACATCAAGCTGAGTTGGTCCCCAGATGGGACGCAAGGAGGGCTGTTGTCTAGGTCCTCTGGCTGGAGAGCATCGGGGAGTTCACCATACACAGAGTTAGCACAGAGGGCGTCATCCGCGTCCATCTCCACATCCTGAGAGACTTCGCCACTCGCAACTCCCCTGGCTGCCTCCCCAACAAAGCTGCTTCTGTCAGTCACCAGTTGGCCCATCTCTCTTGACTCATCAAGACCAGCTGCTGTTCCAGGCAAAGCATCATCACGAAAACGCTCCCCACGTTCCGGAAGAAGCACCACGCTTTTCTGACTCCCCTCCTTCAAGGCCTGCTGAGTTTCGGGGGCCCTCTGCTTATTCGCTCTGGTCTCCTCTTCAGCCGCAGCATCCCTCAAAGTCCACTCTTGCAGCTCTGTCCGCTCGGGTTCAGCACCTTTGTTCTTTCTGTGGCGCCGGATGCTGTTGAAGAGCCCTCGGAGCCCTTTCTTCGACCGGGGAATGAACAAGGATTTCTCTCCGCCAGGCTTCTTCTCAAAGCCCTCGGGACTTCCCGACAGAGATGTCGTCTGCCGGGCAAAACCGATCCCGAGGCCGGCATCCGCTCCCAAGACAGCGCTCTGAGAACTCGGCAGCTGGGGAGCAGGGAAGTCTGTCCCCCCGTCCAAAGGGCTCCTGAGAGCCCCCGAGTTGGCATCTTCATGCCCCACGTCGCTGATGCCATCGTGCGTCTTGCTCTTGCTCAGGCCCTTCTTTGGCACGCCCTTTCCTGGGCCTTTGCTTTTCCCACCAAAGAAGCTCGGCAGGGTGCAGATGCTTCTCTTCCCGCCAAAGAGCTTAAAGGCCGTCTTCTTCAGCTTCCCAGCAGGGGCCTGCGGGCGATTTGGCTCCGCCATGGCAAAAGAAGCATCGCTCTGCTCGGAGAGCCGGTCAGCAGCCCCATTCTCCTCCAGCAGCCGGCGACGACCATCCTCTCCCAACGGAGATTTGGCTCCAGCTTGATCCCCAGCGCAGGCGGCTTCTGTAGCAGCCATTCCGGCAGTGTGGATTTAGCTGAAACGGAAGGCTCCCGTGGCGGCATCTTCTTCAACGTGCTCCGGGCAAAGCATGACGGCTGAGCtaaaaaaagggagagggaaggggaaaggggagggacaaAAGAAGAACGAACAAACAAACATCAGGAGAGGATATTGATGCTAAAAGTTATTTCATAGCCTTCTGGGGTCATCCAAGTGTATCGTAACCAAGCAAACCAGGGTTACAACTGCTGCCCTGCTCAAGGTCCCCACACCTCTAAAGGTGGGCGCCTGGCAGAGATGCAACAAATGGGGGGAAAGCTGCATATTTTGcccagatgttaaaaagcataggagcCTATGTCGGGAAAGGGGTTGGCAGCCTTAGGTGGGAAACTTCAAATGCTCACGAATGGATGTTACATTTAATTGTCATACAagagtgttctctctctctctctctcctccccccactcccaaCTGATTAACGGGAGGCCTAGGAGAGGGTATCAGGGGGGTGTTTGAGAAAGAAACAGGGTCCCTAACAAGAGGACACCAATCAAGTCCTACCAgagcttctttcctttcctttttgggaGGGAGTTAATGCAGGTAGTGATTTTGATGCTGAGACTAGGACAGGCCAAAGCCACCCGCTCAGGGAAATGCAAGTAGCTCTGCAAGGCTGTTAATCCCAGTCCTGGATCTCTCATTAAGAGTGAGCACCCATCAGGACCCTTCTAGTTTAAAAGCAGAGACAAGCTTCAATGAGCACAGAAAAAAAAACAACTAGGCACCACATAGAATCCATCCTAGATCCTactctctttcctccccccccccattttagtgttttttatttacttaattaattttcatttatatgccaccttttctccaaagagctgaaggtggcgtacatggtcctccctctccccatcttatcctcacaacaaccctgtctaGTAGGTTAGGCtacgactggcccaaagtcacccagcgagtttcatggctgagcggggatttcagacctggtctcccagcaCTCTAGCCACGGCACTGGCTCTTAAAAGTTAGTGCTACATTGGAAATAACTCCACCAAAAACAAAATAGCCTCATGTCAGttatttgtggattttttaaagaggattagacaggttCCTTTTTTGAATGCCCCCAGGCAATTCTCAGTTGCCGTAGACTATCAGGTAAATGGCTATTTACAACCCTTGATTATAGCAGGGAACTTGACCAACAAGGTCTCTAGAAAATCTTTACCAAAGGTACCAACAATGAATTTCAGTTAGAGACGATCTACTAGTGTGAGGAAAGGTGCAATGCTGACCCGGCAGGTGGCAATCAGAGCCATCATATTGGAATTCAAAATGGCTGTTGCATACAGTATTCACATTTTGGTCAATATCTTACCTACGGTaagaaaatcaattcaaatcACATAGTCAACATTGCATAAACCCAAGAGATCAATCAATTGAAACATTCCTACATAGATATGTCCTGTTTAAGAATATCTTGAGAGAGCTGCTGTGATTAAATTCCTGAGTCTAGTCTAGTTGGATAACTACGCAGAGATCTGTCAATGAATCCCAGTCTATCTTCCACCTGCTCTCTGCTAAAAAGTACCCAGAGTGGGACAGGAAGAGGTTATTCTGAGGCTGTACCTGTACTAGACatttgcacatttttatttttaacatttatatcccacttttcttccatcatggaaccacAAGTGGTATACATATAATTTCCAGccacccatccagacactgaccagacctagatcTGCTTGGCATCAGCAAGGGGATGGCAtaaagtgccttcagaccataccctgatgGTCCTAAGCCGCGGAAGCAACCCAGAATGAAGGCCTGAGGCTGCAGGCAAAAATATTCCTATTAGGCCAGTCACTACCACTCAGCCCgacctaccttacaggactgttgtgaagataaagtagggaggaggggagggacaacaccatgtatgctgccttgagttccttagaagaaaggcaggatacaaaattAATACATAATTTCCTAGCTAAGGCACTCACATTGGAAAACAAAGGCCAAAATTTCCCCCCATTTCCTCACTTCCTAGGCTTCATCCACCAGCTGTGTTTCACCAAAAGCTGCCTGAAGAAGTACTTGCTCATCAGAACAAGCTTAAAACATCATCGCCCCTCTGGATGGAGAGGAAAAGCATTCTCTCCAATAAGCCAACTTTTAACAGCACATCAAATcgctcttagaatcatagaatcatagaatagtagagttggaaggggcctataaggccatcaagtccaaccccctgtgcaatgcaggaatccaaatcaaagcattcccgagagatggctgtccagataccccttgaatgcctccagtgtcagagagcccaatacctctctaggtaattggtaccattgtcatatggctctaacagttaggaagtttttcctgatgtcctgttgaaatctggcttcctgcaacttgagcccattattccgtgtcctgcactctgggacgatcgagaagagatcccggccctcctctgtgtgacaacctttcatgtacttgaagagtgctatcatatctcccctcagtcttctcttctccaggctaaacatgaccagtcctttcactctctcctcacagggctttgtttccagtcccctgatcatccttgttgccctcctctgaacctgttccagtttggctgcatccttcttgaagtgcggagaccagaactggatgcagcctTTCGCTCTCACATGGCTTGACACTTCTTCCAGCCAGAATGGAACAGCCTTTCAGATGGGTTACCTCAACCATCACCATCAGCCGTGCAAACAAATTCTAAATCGATGAGCTCGTGTCACACACATGTTGGGGGGTGGTCCACTTTAAACAACTGGTCTTCATGGAAAGCACCTTCATAAGAGTTTCCATTACAATGACTCTCCCTTGCTGGGGGTCTTCAAGCAGAAGCTGAGCAGCCATATttgggggatggggaacctttggccctccagatgttgctggactacaactcccatcatccccagccattagccatactgactggggctgatgggagtttcagttcaggaacatgtggagggccacaggtttccaaaACCTGCTCTCAATCTAGatttcctacactgagcaggaaATTGGACTTGGTGACCTATGAGATCACCTTTAACACTGTAAGCCAGGCCAGATCTTTAGCTCTCCCACCTCCTgctggccaaatttgacaggtggatggggaaATTAGCAGAAAGCAGCTGCTGCAAGCACACAGATGCTCACCAGTGCTTGGTGGGGATTCTGTAGGGTCAGAGTGCTTGGAGGCTGGGTAATGGGCGTATGCTCAGGGGACAGGTGCCTCTCTATTATCCATCCTTGCCCTCACCCCCATCATCTCCCTGGCTCTGACACCAGAGGGATTTCAGAGCTATGGAGTTTCTCATGAGTAAGGAAGCAGTACTCCCCAAGCCTAGCAGTCATTCTCAGCTTGACTGAACCCTGTTATTTCTGTTTATCTCACTTTCCAAATCTATGGCACGGGCCAAATTAGATTAGACACGTGAGGGAGACTCGTGATTTGGACAACTGAATAGAGCAGGgaaagccagcatggtgccctatggatgttgctggacttcagcttccatcatccctgagcactgggcatgctggttggggctgacgggacttggagtccaacaacatttagagggcaccaggctaggGCAGGCTGGTTTACCCCATAATAAATGCATCAGCTTTTGCAAGAGGTGCCACAAGACACTTGTTTTTTCAGCAATGGACAAAAACCACAGATAAGAAGGAAACTCAGCATACCAAAGTGATTATTTTACTCTCAGACACTTAAATCTAGACACAATCCAAAGAAACAAACTTCCACTGAAAATCATCAGGACTTGAAGCTGCCTTAtctcgagtcagaccattggtccattgagctcagtattgttgacaaggagtggcagcagctctctaggttttcaggcaggagcctctcccagctctacctggagaggccagagAGTGAATtggggaccttttgtatgcaaggcagatgctctgccactgaactacagcctttccccaagaCATGACAAAAAACCTGGGTTTGTATTGCagtgtgaaggcctggggaaaagaatccccctcccccccatgattTCACATCTCTGTGATGGATGCAGCCAATGCTAAGGAGTGGGATAAAACAACACTTCCAAACAGGTATTTGTCTCATTCACACAAAGCATTTTTAGATGTACAGCCAGGGAATTGGGGGGAGACAAGAGAGAAAGCCTCTTCCATGCACTCaggacataagaagaggcctgctgggtcaggtcagtggcccatctagtccagcatcctgctctcactgtggtcaaccagatgcccatcatgggaggcctgccagcaggacctgaatgcaagcacactcccccccccagtttccaacaactggtattcagaacaaTACACCTCTGACCCTGGAGACGGACATCGATAGCCTTACCGTCAGTGAATTTGTGCATAAGGACACAAgggttagatttatttatttacttttttaaattattttttagccATGCTTATATGAAAGTCCAAGTAGaggaaacacacagagagaacagcGGCAGCTGCTGATTTTTTCCCCCAAGTAAAACACAACACAGCCAAACACAGAATAATTGTGTCTTCAGAGttcaaagactaaaataatgacaacagaagatttatgtaactttaaagttgacaatgaggacattgaacttgtcaaggattatcaatcccttggcacaatcattaaccaaaatggagacaacagtcaagaaatcagaagaaggctaggactggggagggcagctgtgagagaactagaaaaggtcctcaaatgcaaagatgtatcactgaacaccaaagtcaggatcattcagaccgtggtatttccgatctctatgtatggatgtgaaagttggacagtgaaaaaagcggataagagaaaaatcaactcatttgaaatgtggtgttggaagagagctttgcgcatatcatggaccgcaaaaaagacaaataattgggtgttagaacaaattaaaccagaagtctcactagaagctgaaatgatgaaactgaggttatcatactttggacatatcgtgagaagacatgattcactagaaaagaacataatgctgggaaaaacagaagggagtagaaaaagaggaaggccaaacaagagatggattgattccataaaggaagccacagacctgaacttacaagatccgaacagggtggctcatgacagatgctcttattttatttatttattttgttcaatttttataccgcccaaagcccgaaggcttggaggtcactgattcatagggccgccataagtcgtaatcgacttgaaggcacataacaacaacagaattttttgctttttaaagaccAGCAGGGACAAGGTCCTATGCATCTCcccagggagggagttccagaggtaTGGGGCCACCATAAAAGAAGCCCTGTCCCTAGTACCCACCAGCCTAGCGGCTCTGAGGATTATGCTATCCAAAGTAAGAGTCTGCCGAGCCAGAGAGCTGATGGTTGAGAGGCTACAGACCACACTGTTTTTGTGCCCTTTCTTCCATGCAGAGGAAAGCACAGAGCAGAAGAACACAGGAAGTTGTCATATGCCAGGTCAGGCTGTGTGTCCATCTATCTAGTCCAAGGCGAGGagtctgtgatcctccagatgttctcgGGCTCCCATAAGCTCCCATAAGccacagccagaatggccaatggtcagggatgataggagttgtagcccaggaAACCTTTGAAAGgcaacaggttctccatccctgatctagccCAATATAGTCTGCTCTGACAGGCAGCTTTCTAACTggtgatgtcagggactgaacctgggttcTTCTCCATGCAACACATGCCCTCTGCCTCCTAGTTACGGCTCCTCTTTATGAAAATGAACACAGGAAGAAGCCGCTcgattctgagtcagaccactatCAGCAGCTACTAACCCTGACGGCTAACGTTCTCCCTTCGCTGTCAGAGGCAGCGAGCCTCTGCATGCCAACTGCTTGAAACCACAAGTGGAGACTGTGccattgcactcagatcctgcttgtgggcttcccacaggcatctgggtggccagtgcgagaacaggatgctggcctagacggGCTActgacctgacccagcagggctcttctgatgttctgagTGCAGGGAGGaggctttctctcccccaccccccattcccTGGCTGCACCCCCCCCAAAACGTAGGGCTCTTCTGATATTCTTATGCCTTCCTTAGCACTGTTACTTGGCCAATCATCATCCTCCATCATccatcatcaatcatcatcatctatcgagagatgccagcgattgaacCTAGGGTTTCCTGCTGGCAAAGTACGCGCTTTGCCGCTGAGCTATCCTGGTCTCGCAAAAACAACAGGATGCTAAGAAGTGTGGGGAAGGGGGTCTAATCGGGGGTGGCGGGCAGCGACAGCAGCCTCCGGCAactcggcagcagcagcagcaacaaagctGCACAGCGTCCGCCCACCCAAGGGGGGCGGGTGCCTGCCGGTGGAGGTCAAGGAACAGGCTAGGGACCTGGAGGAAGCCTCCGATTCTGCAATGGGGCGCTGGGCGATCCGATCCCCATCTGCCCCTGCCCgttcttttctttcccttttcctccAGAAGGAACGCCAacagcaaaaaagagagagagagaggaggaggaggaggaaagcaagcGAAGGAGGCCTCCCCACTTcctgcagcagcaaagcaggagccgaCACAAAAGAAAAAGGACGCGTGCACACAACCAGCCCCACGACCCGGaacacacgcgcgcgcgcgccGGGGAGAGCAAGAGAATGCCTGCCGCAAATGGCAAAAGGCATCGGGAGCTGGCCGGCGGCGTCTGGCGGGTAGCCGGGCGGGCGTctctccgccgccgccgcctcctggcACGTCCAAAGCAGGCCAGAGGCTTGCACAAGGGAGAGAGGacagcccagccagccagccagccagcccggCGCCCTCCCCTCTCGCTCGGCTTGCAATCCCCACTCACCCGCCTCTGCGTGTGATCCCAGAGCGCAAGGACCCGCCGCGCAACGCGCGTCTGGAGGAAAGTTGCCAACACATTCATGACTCTCGCCTCGCCTTTCCCAgcactggggtgggggggagaggaggctgcagtctcctgctgctgctgctgctactacaacCCAGAGGCAGGGCCGGCTGGAAAGTTGATAGACGGCAGGGGAGAGCCAATGAGAAGCATCCAAGGCGGAGTCGGGCGGGGTTTTTTGCCTCCCCGCCCTTCCGTGCTTTTCCAGCCTTCCTTCAACTTTCTTTGAAATGCAAAAGAGCTGCAGGAAGCCCGGCCGGAGTTGGTTGAGTTACAGCTGCTGTTGCGGGAGCCCCCGCTGAGTCCAGTGGGATGTGCTCCCCCAGCTAAACGGGTTTAGGATTGCACCCCGAGGCTCCAATCCTGTCCACAGTTTCATGGGAGTCAAGTCCCATTGGACTCAGTGGGGTTTCTTTCTGAATAGATGGGCGTAGTCCTCTACCTATCTGCCCCTAGTCCCACTGAGTAAAGTGGGACTTCGTTCCGAATAGGGCTGCACTGTTATTGGGGTAGTGTTTAGGAGAAAACGCAAataggctgccttcaagtcgatcccgtcttatggcgaccccatgaatagagttttcgtggcaagcggtattcagagggggtttaccattgcctccctctgaggctgagaggcagtgactggcccaaggtcacccagtgagcttcatggctgtgtggggatttgaaccctcccaggtcgtagtccaacactctaaccactacaccacagggttcaaatcccctctcagcagTGTGACCTATAGCCAGTCACTCTCTCACCCTCTCACTTACCTCACCAGGTTGTTGTCagggtaaaatggggagggggaggatcatgtatgtcaccttgagctccttggactaCTGGTGAGATGGAAATGTATctacaaataaattaaataaacatttgATGCATAATTTAATGCTGCCTTTTCCCTTGTGGGAATGGTTTATGATGCTATGACAGTGAGttgtgttatattttatttatttatttatttaacaaaatttatataccacttgactgtggtttacaagaaatgttaatattttcaataaaaacagttaaaagcaagtaattaaaacatatttaaaacaattaaaacagctactaaaagATTAAAAAGAATCAACGCCTATGCGTCTGGATAGGCTTACCTACACAGAAATGGttcaagcaggcactgaaaagaatacagcgaagacacctgcctgatgtcaataggcagggagttccaaagtgaaggtgctgccacactaaaagaatgatttcttacaagtgtggaatgagtattatgtggaacCAGTGCCAGTGCCAGTTCCACATATTGAAGCAATTGAGTGAGCACACATGGGCTAAGATGGTCCAACAGGTAAACTGATATCCAGCTGTTAAGGGCTGTATATACCAACAGCAGCACCTTGAAGTTGTCCTGGTAACAAATTAGCAACTGGTGCAGATCCTTTTTAATATCACTCGccttgaattgttaactgtattttatgtatttttatctatcttaatgttttattgtgtttatatttACTGTGTTCAGTTTATTCTAAGCCAACCTGAGTGCCCCATAGTATGgcagaaggacaggatagaaatattttaaacaaacaaacaaattattattttatttattacatttgtataccgccccatagccaaagctctctgggcagtttacaacaattaaaaacattaaaaacaaatatacaaatatacacatttaaaaacactttaaaaaaaacacaatttaaaatacatgctaaaatgcctgggagaagaggaaagtcttgacctggtgccgaaaagataacaatctCTGAGCAAAGGTGTAGGGTCTCACTCCTGCCAGctattgtgctgcagcattcttcaCTTACTGCAGTTTCctggtcaagtgcaagggaagccccacatagagtgcattgcagtaatccagtctcgagGTCGCCAGTGTccgaactactgtggtcaagttctcccagtccaggaacggTCATAACTGCCGTACCAGGCACAGCTGGCAAAAGgtgcttctagccactgagactacttgagccttcagtgacaaagctggatccagaagcatccccagATGGTCCATTTGCTCTTTTGGGGCAGAGGGTGGaatcccatccagggcaggcaattgatcaatttctcagacatgggaacGACTCACCCACAGCGCCTTCATCTTGCCAGCATTCAAGTTGagcttattttccctcatccatcccaccacttcaGCCAGGCAAGccgctcctgattcagatgttatggaaaaatagaactgagcatcatcagtgtactgatggcacctcTAGTGATTActtccagcagcttcatatagatattaaatagcactggggagaaatTAGTGCCCGGTCACACTTTACAGCATGACTGGCAGTAGGCTGTACATacatcctttctctctctctttttttttccccCTTAAGTCTGTgacacactgcaaaatttggagctaTTCCATAATATCCAGTTTCATCTCTTCTCCATTGCTTAACATCCAACTTGACGAATGTAGCCTTTTAGGAGTAGAGGGAGCAGCGTGAGAGTGCCACCGCTGTGTTCAGTCTTGGAGGTTGTGCACAGTTTGGGTGGTAACTCAGGTCaagcttgttggaagtggggcaacagcaactcctgtttgggttcttttgtgtgtattccggAAGGaaaatagagttagggtcctccagttgGCCAGGGTTGCctccctttacctgtgctgttctctacctaacccttcccttgtaaactgatattctcagggaagctgacctgcccctccttcctttgtcttcttctttgactgtctaggagagaggagacatctctgcctttcctctctctcctaagccatgagggcaatacccaagtctgggcattgcacctccaacttagttagttagtagATAGCAAAGGCATACCTAattctatgtatttctataaataaagtagctttttttattttactaagttttaaatctcagtgatttaaatgcagggtaaaagcctgcttcttaggtaaatgcacacactggcacatacgCAGATCAGGCCTCTGAGTTACTCTGCTCATATCCATAGCAAAGCTCAGGAAAAGCCAGCTTGACCCCCAACACTAATTGGTTTACAGCTGTGATGAGTGCCTgttgcaaggg
The DNA window shown above is from Rhineura floridana isolate rRhiFlo1 chromosome 16, rRhiFlo1.hap2, whole genome shotgun sequence and carries:
- the AMER1 gene encoding APC membrane recruitment protein 1, with protein sequence MAATEAACAGDQAGAKSPLGEDGRRRLLEENGAADRLSEQSDASFAMAEPNRPQAPAGKLKKTAFKLFGGKRSICTLPSFFGGKSKGPGKGVPKKGLSKSKTHDGISDVGHEDANSGALRSPLDGGTDFPAPQLPSSQSAVLGADAGLGIGFARQTTSLSGSPEGFEKKPGGEKSLFIPRSKKGLRGLFNSIRRHRKNKGAEPERTELQEWTLRDAAAEEETRANKQRAPETQQALKEGSQKSVVLLPERGERFRDDALPGTAAGLDESREMGQLVTDRSSFVGEAARGVASGEVSQDVEMDADDALCANSVYGELPDALQPEDLDNSPPCVPSGDQLSLMFGDVTSLKSFDSLTGCGDIIAEPDIDSITESSTSAERSRDAAKRSSCLVTYQGGGEEMAMPDEIEEYLQQVWEGSVKANGAYEAHLPELMTKCELQGVNGGKPEAHLYSEGNRSDMDLLTPHSDQQESAPNSDEGYYDSTTPGPDDEAGDGLEEIKKDRLPRDSYSGDALYEFYEPDDALLSPSQVDEPWFDRRQSPPEIFSMSQFLDFASPGEKDLVRITGQKSEGMETEEERLAAIQKQLLYWEMQRESALKDLNVLSKGQNPREKLHTECNLRAANLIDKSPSCLGCDQIAPCALKGGLNAGIPAEKQEWKDFEEMLCPEKHYNDSGGGPKVQSSCLIQLMENGSGLDSNSESTVLESYALSGLAREKTVTFPFYKTRSCRSCPHDEQPSRTEADFRKLPYVESEGEPEQAVNFSQALVEFTSSGTLFSSLSESLGSSDSGSAFTQNLPALPTMVTFDIVDVEQEGEGECDQHLEMNPDEDIAASFEAFDDTYVPKESFAECDERMFPGYFQSPFQSCNWGVASLPRRLRLQELSPPALKPLSSCRRSRSLDTESLEFELASLHLFKNGFKPVDLWSQWSGCKKDPASPGMNAGQKNAPSSPEEREEGEAGVLSWTEVQQDVSYREEFSSQDLKSWDCDLNAPAFQSTWGTADQPGAEAPFVQNSSKEPGGKPHPDGASSPMAPRPMDRPSNLLLQTPAVPQETCASHRPGGDNVGKKLAWVLPLGEKGADIPPSSTFACSPDKPAMCKPAGSMQGTSQQAVLRPFEG